The DNA region CATCCCGCTCTCCCACACCACCCCGGCACTCGACCTCACCCAGCTCTTCAACGGCTTCCAGCCGCTCTTCGAAGGACTCTCCCCGCCCGACGTCAACCAGTTGGCCGGCTCCATCGTCCAGGTGCTCCAGGGCGAGGGCGGCACCGTCGACAGCATCCTCTCGCACGTCGGCTCGCTGACCGGCACGGTCGCCGCGAAGGACAAGGTGATCGGCGAGGTGATCAAGAACCTCAACACGGTCCTGAAGACCGTCAACGACCGCGAGGCAGGCTTCGACGACCTCGTCGTCACCCTGCAGAAGCTCGTCACCGGATTCGCCGGCGACCGCAAGCCGCTCGGCCAGGCGGTCACCGCCATGGGCGCGCTCACCACCGTCACCGCGGACCTCCTCGAAGACGGCCGGGCGCCCCTCAAGAGCGACATCAAGCAACTCGGACGGCTCTCCGACCAGTTGGGCAAGGGCACGCCGCAGATCGAGAACTTCCTGCAGAAGACCCCGGCCAAGATGGCGGCGATCAGCCGGCTCACCTCGTACGGCTCATGGCTCAACCTCTACCTCTGCGAAGCCAAGGTCAGCGGAGTGACGACCGAGGACGGCAGCGCCCCGCCCACCGGCATCGAGGTCAGGAAGCCGAGGTGCCAGGGATGAGAATCAAACCCGTACGGGAACGCAACCCCGTCGCCGTGGCCGTCGTCGGACTGCTCGTCCTCGCCCTCATCGGCCTGGGCGCCTACCGCGTCGACTCACTGCCCTTCATCGGCGGCGGCACCACCTACAGCGCCGACTTCACCGAATCCGCCGGACTGAGCGAGGGCGACGAGGTGCGGGTCGCCGGAGTGAAGGTCGGCGAGGTCACCGGCGTCTCGCTCGACGGCCCCAAGGTGAAGGTCAGCTTCAAGGTCAAGGACGTCTGGATCGGCAACTCCTCCACCGTCGGCATCGCCATCAAGACCCTGCTCGGCGAGAAATACCTCGCCGTCGACCCGCTGGGCAACGCCCCGCAGGACCCGCACGAGCGCATCACGGCGAGCCGCACCACGTCCCCGTACGACGTCACCCAGGCGTTCAACGGACTGGGCGAGACCATCGGCGAGATCGACACCGCACAGCTCGCCAAGAGCTTCGAGACGATCTCCGACACCTTCAAGGACTCCCCGCCGGACGTGAAGAGCGCGGCCGACGGGCTCTCCGCCCTCTCGAAGACCGTCTCCGAACGTGACGCCGAGCTCGCCACCCTCCTCAAGGGCAGCAAGCAGCTCACCAAGACGCTCGCCGACAAGAAGAGCAGCTTCGAGACCCTGCTGGAGGACGGCAATCTGCTCCTCGGCGAGATCCAGGCACGCCGCGACTCCATCCACCTGCTGCTCACCGGCACCCGGAACCTGGGCACCCAGCTCACCGGCCTGGTGAAGGACAACAACAAGCAGCTGAAGCCCACCCTGGACTCGCTCGGCCGGGTCACCGCGGTACTGGTGAAGAACCGCAAGAGTCTCGACAAGGTGCTCTCGCTCGCCGGTTCGTACAGCCGGCTCGTCGGCAACACCCTCGGCAGCGGACGCTGGTTCGACAACTACGTCTGCGGAGTCGTCCCGAAGGAATACGTGCCCGCGGGCACACCGGCCGGGCCCGAGTGCAAGCCACCCAAGCAGCAAGGCGGCCGCTGACATGAGAATGAAGCGCATCGTCGGCATCGGCGCCGGACTCGCCGTGGTGGCCGTCGCGGCCACCACCGGCGTGATGGCCATGGACGACGAGGGAACGACGACCGTCACCGCCTACTTCGACCAGGCCACCGGCGTCTACGCCGGATCGGACCTGCGGATCCTCGGCGTCAGGGTCGGCCGGGTCGAATCGGTCACGCCCCGGGGCAAGGAGGTCGAGGTGATCCTGCGCGTCGACAAGGGCGTCAAGGTCCCCAAGGAGGCGCACGCCGTGGTCGTCGCCCCCAGCCTCGTCGCCGACCGCTACATCCAGCTCGCCCCCGCCTACGACGGCGGACCGGAGCTCGCGGACAACGCCGTGCTGCCGGCCGCGAACAACGCCACACCCGTCGAGGTGGACCAGCTGTACGACTCCATCACGGAGCTGTCCAAGGCGCTGGGCCCGGAGGGAGCCAACGCCGACGGAGCGCTCTCCGGGCTCCTCGACACCGGCGCCAAGAACCTGGACGGCAACGGAAAGGCCATCGGGGACTCCATCGAGCAGTTCGGCAAGGCCACCAAGACCCTCGACAAGAGCAGCGGGAACCTCTTCGACACGCTGTCCTACCTGCAGACCTTCACCACCGTGCTGAAGGACAACGACGGCAATGTGCGCGCCGCCGAACAGCAGCTCAACTCGGTCACCGGGTTCCTCGCCGACGACAAGGAGAACCTCGGTGCCGCGCTGAAGGAACTGGGCACCGCACTGGGCCAGGTCAAGGGCTTCATCCAGAAGAACCGCGGCGCCCTGAAGGCGAACGTGGACGCCCTGGTGCCGCTCACCCAGACCCTGGTCGACCAGCGGGCCTCGCTCGCCGAGTCGATGGACACGCTGCCGCTCGCCGCGGGCAACGTCGTCAACGCCTACGACCCGGTGAACCGCACCCTCAACGGCCGCACCAACCTCAACGAGCTCTCCATGGGACCGCTCACCACCGGCCTCGCCGGACTCACCCCGGTGGACGCCGCCCGCCGCAAGGCGCTGCCCACCCTGCCGCTCCCGGCCGTCGGCACCGTCTACGGCACCCCGGCGAAGACCGCCACGGAAGAGAAGGGGGCGAAGCGATGAGCCGTGTGCTGCGCAGACCCGGAGCCCGTACGACCGGCGTCGTCGCGGTGCTGGCCGTGGGCGTCGGCCTGGCCCTCGTCGTCAGCGGTTCCGGCCTGCCCGCGTTCACCGGGATCGACCAGGTGCCGCTGCCCGGTGGCGCCGACCTCGGCGACCACCCCTACGAGATCACCGCGGAATTCGCGGACGTGCTCAGCCTCGCCCCGCAGGCATCGGTCAAGGTCAACGATGTCGCCGTCGGCCGGGTCACCAAGGTCTCCCTGGGCTCCGGCAGCTGGAACGCCAAGGTCACCATGCGCGTCAACGGCAAGGTCGAACTGCCCGCCAACGCCTACGCCCACCTGGAACAGTCCAGCCTCCTCGGCGAGAAGTACATCCAGCTCGCCGCCCCGGCACGCGGCACCGCGCAGGGCAGACTCGCCGACGGTGACCGGATACCGCTGACCCGGACCAACCGGAACCCCGAGGTCGAAGAGGTCTTCGGAGCCCTGTCGATGCTCCTCAACGGCGGCGGCGTCAACCAGCTCAAAACCATCACCACCGAGCTCAACAAGGCAATCGCCGGACGCGAACCCCAGATCCGTTCGATGCTCGGCCGGGTCAACACCCTCGTCACGAACCTGGACGACCACAAGAAGGACATCACCGACGCCCTCGACGGGGTGAACCGGCTCTCCGCCACCCTCGCCACCCGCAAACAGGACGTCGGCACGGTCCTCACCGGGCTCAGCCCCGGCCTGAAGGTCCTGGAGAAGCAGCGCGGCTCGCTCCTCACCATGCTGCGCTCGCTCGACACCCTCTCCACCGTCGCCGTCGACACGGTCAACAAGAGCAAGGCCGACATGATCGCCGACCTCAAGGCCCTCGCCCCCAGCCTCAAGGCGCTCGCCGACTCCGGCCGCGACCTGCCCGACTCCCTCCAGGTGCTGCTCACCTACCCGTTCACCGACGAGGTGCTGCGCGGGGTGAAGGGCGACTACCTCAACGTCTACCTGGATCTGACGGCCGTGCCCGGCACACAGATCATCCCTCCGATCGTCCCGGCGGCCCCTCCGCAGGCCGGGGCCGCTTCGAGCCGGTCCGGGCAGGGACTGCCGCTGCCCCTTCCCCAGGTCCCGACGGCGGGCACGAACGGGAGCAGCCGATGATCACCCTCGCCATACGGCTCAAGAACATCTCCTTCCTGATCATCGCGGTGCTCGTGCTCGGCTACCTCGGCGTGCGGTACGCCGACCTCGGTCACTACATCGGCCTGCGCAGCTACTACACCGTAAAGGTCCAACTCCCGCGCACCGGAGGGCTGTACACCCACTCCAACGTCACCTACCGCGGTGTCTCGGTGGGCCGGGTCGGGCCGATCGAGCTCACCGACGACGGGGTCGAGGCCGAACTGCGCATCGAGAAGGACGCCCCGAAGATCCCGGACGGCCTCAAGGCCGTCGTCGCCAGCCTCTCCTCGGTCGGTGAGCAGTACGTCGACCTGCGGCCCACCCGCACCGAGGGCCCGTACCTGGCGAACGGCTCCGTCATCGACCAGGCCGACACCACCGTCCCCGCTCCCGTCACCGATGTCCTCACCAGCGTCAACGACCTCGCGGGCTCCGTCGACCTGGAATCCCTGCGCACGGTCGTCGACGAGTTCGGCACCGCGTTCGAGGGGCGCGGCGACGACCTCCAGGTGCTGCTGGACACCGGGAGCGAATTCGTCCAGGCTGCGGACGACGCGCTGCCGGTCAACACCCGGCTGATGATCGACGGCCGGACCGTGTTGCGCACCCAGGCCGAACAGGGCGAGGCGCTCAAGGGATTCGCCTCCGGCGCCAAGGAACTGGCCGCCCAGCTCAAGGGATCCGACACCGATCTTCGCAAGCTGATCGCGGTCGCCCCCGACGCGACCGGACAGATCAGCGGGCTGCTGCGGGACCTCGACCCGAGCTTCGGCGTCGTCGTCGCCAACCTCCTCACCACCTCCGAGGTCGCCGTCACCCGGCAGCGCGGCATGGAGGAACTCCTGGTGAAACTGCCCGCGGTGGCGGCCGCCGGGGCCAGCGCGATCGACGAGAACGGCGCCCGGTTCGGCATGTCGGTGACCTTCTTCGAACCGCTGCCCTGCACCGCCGGATACGGCGGCACGGTCTACCGCAGCGGTCTGGAGACCACGGCCGGACCCCCCGTCAACACCAAGGCCCGCTGCACCTCGTCGCCCGGCACCGGCATCAACGTCCGCGGCAGCGCGAACGCGCCGAAGGGCGGCGCCGTGCCCGAGCCCGCGAAGCCCGGCTCGATGCTGCTGGGCGACGACGCGGACCGGCTCCCGGGGGCGCTCGGTGTCACCGGCCGGACCCCGCAGGACGCCGACGGCATGGCCGGACTGCTGGGGCTCGGACAGGGAGGCGGCCGATGACATCCCGTACCAGGACCCTGACCGGCTGGGCGGTGCTGCTCGCCGCCGTGCTGGTCTGCGCCCTCGGCGGCTGGTCGTACGCCCGGGCGCGCGGCGACGAAAACCTGGCGTACGCGAAGCACCGTGACGCCGCGCTGGCCGACGGGAAGCACCACCTCGCCCGGCTGAACAGCCTCGACGCCAAGGACGCCGGGAGCGTGGACGCCGGCCTCGGAGCCTGGCTCGACTCCTCGACCGGGCCGCTCCACGACCAGCTGGGGCGCACCCGGAGCAAGGACGCGAAGGAACTGACCAAGTCCGGTGCCACCGCACGCGGGAAGGTCACCGACGCGGCGCTCACCGCGCTCGACGAGCGGACCGGTACGGCCGAGGTGATCGCGACCGTCGACGTCGAGGTCACCCCGCGCACCGGAAAGGGCGGCACCGAACGCAAGCGCTTCGAGGCCACACTGTCCCGGACCGCGGACGGCTGGAAGGTCAAGGCGCTCACGGCGATCCCGGTCGGGAGCGGCGCATGAAACAGCGGGGAGGGACAGCGGTCGTGAGCACGGACGTGGACACGCGGGACGTCGAGGAACGAGAAGAGCCCGGAGAAGAACCCGGCGCAGCCGCCGACGCGGGACCGGCTGCCACCGCCGGGCCCGCCCGGCGGTGGCAGCGCATCGTGGCGGCGGTCCTGGTCGTCGCACTGCTCGCGACCGGCGGCGCGCTCTTCGCCAAAGGCAGAGAACTGCGCGACACCCCCGCCACCTCGAACCGCGCGCTGACCGACAGCGAGGCGACCACCCGGGTCGCGGGCGATGTCAGCAACGCACTCGGCAAGGTCTTCTCCTACAGCCCGCAGGCCACCGCCGTCACCAAGGAGTCGGCGAAGCAACTCCTGGCCGGCAAGGCGCTCCAGCAGTACGCGGCCCTGTTCGGCCAGGTCGAGAAGCAGGCCGCCGACCAGAAGCTGACCCTCACCACCCATGTCGTCCGCGCCGGAGTGACCCGGCTGACGGACGACAGCGCTCACCTGCTGGTCTTCCTCGACCAGGTCTACGAGCGGGAGGGCAAGCCGCCCACCACGGCGGCGGCACAGCTCTCCGTCACCGCCCAACTGCGGGACGGCCACTGGACCGTGGTCGAGATCACCTCCAGATAGCAGCGCCCACACTCGCGCAACTCGGTACGGATCGGCCGGCAGGGGAGAGACAGCAATGGCACGGGTACGGATGACGAGGAACCCGCTGATGGCGGCGGCGGTCGTACTGACGGTCGCGGCGGCCGGCGCGGCGGCCTGGGGCGGAGTGTCGTGGTACGACGCCGCGCACGACGAGTCGGCGGCGTACGCGCAGGCCCGCGACGAGGCGCTGGCAGCGGGCGAGCAGGCCGTGCAGAACATGAACACGCTCGACCACCGGAAGCTGGCGAAGGGCCTCGACAGCTGGGAGGACTCCACCACCGGCGATCTGCACCAGCAACTCGTCGACGGACGGACCGCGTTCGTGAAGCAGATCCAGCAGGCGAAGACGGTCAGCACGGCCCAGATCCTGTCCGGGGCGGTGACCGAACTCGACGACCGGGCCGGAAAGGCCGGAGTCATGGTGGCGCTGCGGGTCACCGTCACCGCGCCGAAGGGCAAGCCCGCGGTGAAGGAGAGCCGGATGCTCGGCAAGCTCACCCGTACCTCCGAGGGGTGGAAGCTCAGCGCCCTCGGCCAGGCACCCGTCGGCAACACGGCCGGCTGACGCCACCGACTCCCACCCCTGCCACCGAGAGGACTCCCGGACATGTCGACGACCCGTCACCTCGTCAACCGACGGCGCCGCCTGGCCACCGTCGCCGCGGAACGCGCCACCGCCGCCCCGGCGCGGGGGCCCGAGACCCCGGACACATCCCGTGACGAGCCGGTGCCGTACCCGTCCGCGAAGGACACCATCACCGACGACGAGGCCACGGACGACACCGACCCAACAGAGGCCAATGAGAAGGCAGAGGCCCGGGAGAACACGGAACCGGGAAGCAAGCGGCCGTCCCGCTTCCGTATCCGGCTGCCCGCCGTCCTCTGCGCCCTCACCGTGCTGCTCGGGGCCTTCGCCGCCTGGGCGTTCACCTCGGCCGGCAGCCTGCGCGACG from Streptomyces sp. NBC_01591 includes:
- a CDS encoding MCE family protein, with translation MKRRSLAAPLTKSIVFILVTVLATTVLALSIANTGVGDTTTYRARFTDATGLVVGDSVRIAGVKVGQVESIEVADKRLAEVGFAVRKGRRLPASVTASIKYLNMVGQRYIDLDQGAGPVGRSFDAGETIPLSHTTPALDLTQLFNGFQPLFEGLSPPDVNQLAGSIVQVLQGEGGTVDSILSHVGSLTGTVAAKDKVIGEVIKNLNTVLKTVNDREAGFDDLVVTLQKLVTGFAGDRKPLGQAVTAMGALTTVTADLLEDGRAPLKSDIKQLGRLSDQLGKGTPQIENFLQKTPAKMAAISRLTSYGSWLNLYLCEAKVSGVTTEDGSAPPTGIEVRKPRCQG
- a CDS encoding MCE family protein, whose product is MRIKPVRERNPVAVAVVGLLVLALIGLGAYRVDSLPFIGGGTTYSADFTESAGLSEGDEVRVAGVKVGEVTGVSLDGPKVKVSFKVKDVWIGNSSTVGIAIKTLLGEKYLAVDPLGNAPQDPHERITASRTTSPYDVTQAFNGLGETIGEIDTAQLAKSFETISDTFKDSPPDVKSAADGLSALSKTVSERDAELATLLKGSKQLTKTLADKKSSFETLLEDGNLLLGEIQARRDSIHLLLTGTRNLGTQLTGLVKDNNKQLKPTLDSLGRVTAVLVKNRKSLDKVLSLAGSYSRLVGNTLGSGRWFDNYVCGVVPKEYVPAGTPAGPECKPPKQQGGR
- a CDS encoding MCE family protein — protein: MRMKRIVGIGAGLAVVAVAATTGVMAMDDEGTTTVTAYFDQATGVYAGSDLRILGVRVGRVESVTPRGKEVEVILRVDKGVKVPKEAHAVVVAPSLVADRYIQLAPAYDGGPELADNAVLPAANNATPVEVDQLYDSITELSKALGPEGANADGALSGLLDTGAKNLDGNGKAIGDSIEQFGKATKTLDKSSGNLFDTLSYLQTFTTVLKDNDGNVRAAEQQLNSVTGFLADDKENLGAALKELGTALGQVKGFIQKNRGALKANVDALVPLTQTLVDQRASLAESMDTLPLAAGNVVNAYDPVNRTLNGRTNLNELSMGPLTTGLAGLTPVDAARRKALPTLPLPAVGTVYGTPAKTATEEKGAKR
- a CDS encoding MCE family protein; the protein is MSRVLRRPGARTTGVVAVLAVGVGLALVVSGSGLPAFTGIDQVPLPGGADLGDHPYEITAEFADVLSLAPQASVKVNDVAVGRVTKVSLGSGSWNAKVTMRVNGKVELPANAYAHLEQSSLLGEKYIQLAAPARGTAQGRLADGDRIPLTRTNRNPEVEEVFGALSMLLNGGGVNQLKTITTELNKAIAGREPQIRSMLGRVNTLVTNLDDHKKDITDALDGVNRLSATLATRKQDVGTVLTGLSPGLKVLEKQRGSLLTMLRSLDTLSTVAVDTVNKSKADMIADLKALAPSLKALADSGRDLPDSLQVLLTYPFTDEVLRGVKGDYLNVYLDLTAVPGTQIIPPIVPAAPPQAGAASSRSGQGLPLPLPQVPTAGTNGSSR
- a CDS encoding MlaD family protein, which gives rise to MITLAIRLKNISFLIIAVLVLGYLGVRYADLGHYIGLRSYYTVKVQLPRTGGLYTHSNVTYRGVSVGRVGPIELTDDGVEAELRIEKDAPKIPDGLKAVVASLSSVGEQYVDLRPTRTEGPYLANGSVIDQADTTVPAPVTDVLTSVNDLAGSVDLESLRTVVDEFGTAFEGRGDDLQVLLDTGSEFVQAADDALPVNTRLMIDGRTVLRTQAEQGEALKGFASGAKELAAQLKGSDTDLRKLIAVAPDATGQISGLLRDLDPSFGVVVANLLTTSEVAVTRQRGMEELLVKLPAVAAAGASAIDENGARFGMSVTFFEPLPCTAGYGGTVYRSGLETTAGPPVNTKARCTSSPGTGINVRGSANAPKGGAVPEPAKPGSMLLGDDADRLPGALGVTGRTPQDADGMAGLLGLGQGGGR